ATCGGGGTGACGACGTCGCCGCCGAACCAGATCCTGATCGGCCTCGCACTGTTCCTGACCTTCTTCGTCATGTCGCCCGTGTTCGATCAGGTCTACACGAACGCCTACCAGCCATTCGCCGCGAACAAGATCAGCTTCGAGCAGGCCATCGACACCGGCGCGAAGCCGTTTCACTCGTTCATGCTCAAGCAGACGCGCGAAGCGGACCTCGCCCTGTTCGCCAAGCTCGCCAAGACACCGCCGATGAATGGGCCGGAAGATGTGCCGATGCGCATTCTCGTGCCCGCCTTCGCCACCAGCGAACTGAAGACCGCTTTCCAGATCGGCTTCACGATCTTCATTCCGTTCCTGATCATCGACCTGGTCGTGGCCAGCGTGCTGATGGCCATGGGGATGATGATGGTCTCGCCGTCCACCGTCTCACTGCCGTTCAAGCTGATGCTGTTCGTGGTGGTCGACGGCTGGCAACTGCTGCTGGGCTCGCTGGCCCAGAGCTTCACGACGTAGCGGGGAGGCCACCGAGATGACTCCGGAAACCGTGATGGCGCTGGCCCATCAGGCCATGCAGGTCTGCCTGCTGCTCGCCGCACCGCTGCTGATCGTCGCCCTCGTCTCCGGTCTGCTCGTGAGCCTGTTTCAGGCGGCCACGCAGATCAACGAAATGACGCTGTCGTTCATCCCCAAGCTGCTCGCCGTGTTCATCACGCTCGTGGTCGCAGGACCGTGGATGCTCAACCTGATGGTCGACTACATGCGCCAGTTGCTCACCGGCATTCCCGGCCTCGTCGGGTAAGCCGGGGCATCGGGCATCGGCCAGCCTTGATCAGCTTCACTTACGACCAGCTCTCGGGCGTCATTGCGACGTTCCTGTTCCCGTTCGTCCGCCTGCTCTCGCTGTCCATGACTGCGCCGATCTTCGGCGACTCGCGCGTGCCCGCCACCGTGAAGATCGGGCTGGCGGGCATCGTCGCACTCACGCTCGCACCGGTCATTGGTCCGGCGCCGTCGGTCTCGCCGTTCTCGTGGGAAGGTCTCTGGATTCTCGCGCAGCAAATGATGATCGGCGCGGCGCTCGGCTGGTGCATGCAACTCGTGTTCTCCGCCGTGAGCATGGCGGGCGACTTCGTCGGCCTGCAAATGGGCCTGTCCTTCGCCACGTTGCTCAACCCCAACGCCGACGGCAGCACCGCCGTGCTCGGCATGCTGCTCAACGTCGTGATCATGCTGGTCTTTCTCGCGACGAACGGGCATCTGGTGATGTACGCCACGTTGGTGCAGAGCTTCACGGTGCTGCCGATCTCGGGCACGCCGATCTCGGTCATGGGCTGGCATTACCTCGCCATGCTCGGCGGGCAGTTGTTCACACTGGCGCTGATGTTGTCGCTGCCGCTTGTCGCCGCTTTGCTGATCTGTAACCTCGCGCTCGGTATTCTGAACCGCGCCGCGCCGCAACTGAACATCTTCGCCGTGGGCTTTCCGCTCACGCTCGGCGTCGGTCTCGTGGTGCTCGAACTGATGATGCCGCGCCTCGCGCCGGTGATGGACCACTTCGTGTCCATCGGCATCGACATGATGATGCGCGCCACGGCCGCGTTCGTGCCGAAGGCATAGCGTCTCAGCTACGTCGGCACCCGACGTCTGCGCCGCCCAAAGCGAAACAGGCCACCCGAAGGTGGCCTGTTTCGTTTCAGCGATCTGCGATCAGAGCAGGTTGAACAGCGAGAGCTTTTGCGTCTGGATGAAGGTCTGCTGCGAGGCTTGCAGCGCGGCCTGCTGCTGCGCGAACTGGCTCGTCGCCGAGATGATGTCCACGTCCAGCAGGTCCTGCATTTGCGACGTGTAAGCGAGATCGTTGGCGCTACCGATGTCGTTGAGCGTCGAGATCTCGTTCAAGCGCGAGCCCACGGTCGTGCGAACGGTCGTCACGTTGTCGTAGGTGTTGCTGAACATCTGGTTGAACGTGGTCAGCGCATTGCTCAGATTGGCCGAACCGGCCTGACCTTGCGCCGAGATCGGCGTCTTGAGCGTGTTGATCAGCGCTTGCAGGTTGTCGAACACGTTCGTGCTCGACTTGCCTGCCGGATTGACGTTGTAGGTGTCGCCCGCGGCCGGAGCGCCCGTGAACGTCACCGACTTGCCTGCGAACGTGATCGGCTGGCCCGAGGTGTACGCGCCCGTCACATCCGCTGCGGTCGTGTCCGTCAGATCCTTGACCGTGTAATTCGTCGTCGGCGGCGTGGTCGTGTTGTCGATGGCGAAGCTGATCGAGAACTGGTGATTGGCCGCCGCGTTGCTGGCATCGGTCGTCGAGACCGGTGTGAACGTGGCCGTGCCGGTGTTCGACAGGCTGCCGCTGATCACCGTGCTGGCGGTGGCCGGCTGAATCGCCTGGAAGATGTTCGAGCCGATGTCGTTGATCGGAATCTGACGTCCGCTGCTCACTTGCACGTAACGAAGACCGGTGTCGCCCGCGTAAGTGGCACCCGTCGGCGTGGCGACGTAGGCGGCGGAGCTGCCCATGAAGCCGGAGAACAAGTACTGGCCGTTCGCGTCGGTCGTGTTGGCCAGCGAGAGCAGTTGCTGGTAGCTCGATTGCAGATCGGTGGCGATGGCCGTGCGATCGTTGTCGTTGAGCGACGGGCTGCCTGCGGCGATCACTTGCGACATCACGTGCTGCAGCGTGTTGACGATGCTGCCGAACGTCTGGTCTTCGAGCTGAAGCGCCGTCGTCGCCGAACCGCGGTTCGTCGCGTACTGCTTGTTCATGTCCTGAGCTTGCGACACGGCCACGGCCTGTGCCGACGCGAGCGGATCGTCGCTCGGCGTGGTCACGCGCTTGCCCGACGAGAGCTGTGCCTGTGTGTTGAGCAGATCGGAGACGTTGCGGCTCATGGCCGACGACCCCTGATCGAAAATCATGCTGGTGCTGATACGCATTTTTCCGTCTCCTCAGCCTTAGTTGACCATCTGCAGAATCGTGTCGAACAGCTGCGACGCGGTCTGGATGACCTTCGAGTTGGCCTGATAGAGCTGCTGGAACTTGATCAGGTTGGCGGCCTCTTCGTCGAGGCTGACGCCGGAATTGGACTGCTGGGCGCTTTTCGCCTGCGTGAGCAGCGTTTGCTGCGCGGCGCTCGTCGCCTTGTAGGTGTTCGTGGTCGAGCCGACGTACGAAACCAGATTGGCGTAGGCGGACGCATAGCTGTCCTTGCCGCCGACCTTGGTCTTGTCGTTCTGCAGCGCCGAGAGTGCGAGGCCGTTACGGTTGTCCGTCGTCGCGCCCGCAGCGTTCGGGGAGATCGTCAGCTTGTCGCCGTCGGCCGGCGTGCCGCTCACGTTCACGGTCATGCCGTTCATCGTGATCTTCGCGCCGTTGGTGGCGTCGTACGGGACGGTGTCACCTGCCGCGTACGTGGTCGTCGTGCCGTTGACCGTCACGGTCATTGGCGAGGGTGCAACCAGTGTGATTGCGCCGGTCGTGGCGTTCTTGCTGAACGTGAACGAGACCGGCGCGGTCAGCACGTTCGACAGGTAATTGACGTCGACGGAACCCTGATCGGTCTTGAGCGAGCCGGTGTTGGTCGTCGGCGTGGACGCGAGGATCGGCGCGGCCAGGGCGATCTTGCCCGGGTCGGTGATCGCCACACCGATGTTGCCAGCGGCATTGCGCGTCGGCTCAATGGTGAAGCTGTCACCCGCAACGTTGTTGCCCACGGTGACGTTGAAACCGTCGTCGAACGCCTTGCCGCTGCTGTCCGTGAACGCCAGCGGAGCGCCGGGGGTGCCGGGCACCGGGGCGGTCCACTTCGCGCCGTCCGACGAACGGGTCATCGTGTAGGTCGTCCCGTCGAACGTGACGTTGTAGTCGCTGGCCGTGACCTTCGAGGCGTCCGTGATCGTCGAATTGAGCACTGCGCCGTTCGAGTTCTTCGTATTGGCGACGATGGTCGGGTTCGGCACCGTGAACAGATTGCCGCCAAGCTGGCCGTACAGGTCCAGACCGAGCTTGTTCTGCGCGTTCATCGTGCCCGCGAGCGACAGGGCGATCTGACCGAGCGAATTCTGGGCTTGCGTCAGCGCCCCGCTGCGGAACGACAGCAGACCGGCGAGCGAGCCGCCCGTGATGGACGATTCCGGCACCGGCACCTTGGTGCCGTTGGGCGTCACGTACGCGATCGTCAGTTCCGACGGGTCGTTGGTCGACGCCATGGTCGTCAGCTGGTACGCCGAGTTGCCCGTCACGAGCGACTGGCCGTTACCGACGTAGACGTTGTACGAGCCGTCCTGCGCCTTGACCACGTTGGTCTGGATGATGGCGTTCAGGCTGGCAACCGCCTGATCGCGCTGGTCGAGCAGGTCGTTCGGCGTCGCGCCGCCGCCATTGGCCTGCGCCTGCACGATGGCGTCGTTCAGTTGCGCGATCTGCTTGGCGTAGACGTTGATCTGGTCGGTCGACTGGGCAATGCTGGCGTTAGTGCTCGAGCGCAGCGTGGACAGCGTGCCGGAGAGCGACTGGAACATGCTCGCGAGCGTTTGCGCCGACGACACGACGGTCGCGCGCGTGGCCGAGTTGGCCGGGGCCGACACGATGTTCTGCAGGTTCGTGAAGAACTGCGACATGGTGGCCGACAGGCCCGTCGTCGAACTGCCCAGCGCGTTGTTGATCTGCGAGATCTGCTGGTAGTACGTGTTGAGCTGGCTGTACTGGGTCTGTGCCTGATTCGTCTGGTTCGACAGGAACTGGCTGTACACGCGCGAGACGTCGTTCACCAGCACCCCCGAACCCAGATAGCCGACACCGGCGTATTGGCTCGCGGCCTGCGAATAGTCGACGATCTGACGGTTGTAACCGGCCGTGCCCGCATTGGCGACGTTGTTGCCGGTGGTGCTGAGGGCGAACTGGGCGGCGTTCAGCCCGCTCATGCCAATATTGATTAGGCTCATGATCTCGCGGCTTGAGTTAGAGGCACGCCCCGCGGTGAAGAACCCGCTCGCGCACCGTTACCGATGTGTTTACGGCAGCCCGGCGACAAAATTGAGGCCGAAACTCATGTGTATCGCTTCAATCCGCTCAGGTCAGGTGAAGTGCTTCATGACCTTCATGAGCTTGCTGGCGTACTGCGGGTCGGTTGCGTAACCGGCGCGTTGCAGATTGTTGGCAAAGCTCGCGGCGTCGTTGGCGCTCGCCACCACCGACGAATAGCGTGGATTGTTCGAAATCAGCTTGGCGTAATCGGCGAAAGCCTCGTCGTACGACCCGTAAGCACGGAATTTGGCCATCACCTTACGCGGCTGGCCGTTCACGTACTCGGTCGTCGCCACTTCCACGGTCGGGCCATTCCAGTTCTTGCCCGCCTTGATGCCGAACACGTTGTGGCTGGTGCTGCCGTCCGCCCGGCGGATCTCGCGCTTGCCCCAGCCCGACTCGAGCGCCGCCTGACTCAGCATGAAGCGTGCCGGAATACCGCTATTGGCGCTGGCGTTCTGGGCGGCCGTGGCCATCCGGTCGACGAATTCGCCGGCGGCGGCCGGGGCGTTGTCGGCCACACCGATGGCGTCTGCCGCGTTATACGCGCGCCCGGCCAGCGGCTGGGCACGGCCCATGGCCGCCGGCGGCAGCGTGGTGCCGGTCTTGGCCAGTTGCTTGAGCATGAGATCGGCCAGCCCGATGCCCTTGTTCGACGCCAGTTGCTGGGCAAGCTGGTCGTCCAGCATGCCGTTGAACATCTTTTCCTGATCGCTGCCGAGCAGTCCGCCGGACATGGTGGCGTCGCGCATGCTCTTGACCATCATCTGCGTGAAGACGGCTTCGAACTGCTTGGCTGCCTGCTGCGTGGCCTGCGGCGTTTGCTGATGGGCGGCGGCGCGCAGCGCCGTGAGGCCCTGCATTTCGTAGGACGCGCGCTGCGTCAGGTCGGGTAGGTTGGTGCCTGCGGCCCCCGTGAGACGATTGCTGTCGGCCATATCAGATGATCTCCAGGTCGGCGCGCAGGGCGCCCGAGGCCTTCATGGCCTGCAGAATCGACATCAGGTCTGCCGGACTCGCACCCAGCGAGTTCAGCGCCTTGACGACGTCGGCGAGGTTGGCGCCCGCTTTCACCATCTTGAGCGCGTTGTTCTCCTGTTGAACGGAGATTTGCGAATTCGGGGCCACGACCGTCTGACCGCCCGAGAACGGCGCCGGCTGGCTCACATTGTTTTGCGTGTCGATGACGACCGACAGGTTGCCGTGCGCGACCGCACATTGCTGGATCGTCACGTTCTGGTTCATCACCACCGACCCCGTACGGGCGTTGATGATGACGCGTGCGGCCGTGTTGTCCGGGCGCACTTCCAAGCTTTCAAGCTGCGCGAGGAATTGCACGCGCGAGGACGGGTCGGTCGGCGTGCGCAGCAAAATCACGCGGCCGTCGAGCGCCTGTGCCGTCCCGTAGCCGAAGCGGCGGTTCACGGCGTCGACCACGCGCTGCGCGGTCGAAAAGTCGGTAGCGTTCAGCTCCATCTGCACGGTGCCCGGCTGACCGCCCATGGCGGTCGGCACGGCGCGCTCGACGATGGCGCCGCTCGGAATCCGGCCCGAGGCCAGTTGGTTGATGGTCACGCTCGATCCGTTGGCGGCCGCACCCGCGCCGCCGATCAGCAGGTTACCCTGCGCCAGCGCGTAGACCTGACCGTCCGGCCCCTTGAGCGGGGTCATCAGCAGCGTGCCGCCGCGCAGACTCTTGGCGTTACCCATCGACGAGACCACCACGTCGATGGCCTGACCGGGACGCGTGAACGCGGGCAGCGTGGCCGTCACCATCACGGCGGCCACGTTCTTCAACTGCATGTTGGTGCCCGGTGCGACCGTGATGCCCAGTTGCGAGAGCATGTTGGTCATACTCTGCACAGTGAATGGCGTCTGGGTCGTCTGGTCGCCGGAGTTGTCGAGACCGGCCACGAGGCCGTAGCCGATCAGCTGGTTGTCGCGCACCCCCTGAATCGACGCCAGCTCCTTGAGACGCTCGGCGTGCGCCACGCCCGGTGCAAGCAGCACAGCGCCGCCCGCGACGCTCATCGCCACGGCCAGCGTGGAGGCGGTGCGGCGAAGGTGACGCAGGTGGCGGCTGGAGCCGGAGGAGCCGGAATTAGGCGCACGGCGCGACAGGAACGACATGATCGACATCAGAAGGGCGAAACGTTAAGGAAGAAGCGCTGCAGCCAGCCCATGGTTTCGGCTTCATTGATGTAGCCCTTGCCACGGTATTCGATGCGCGCATCGGCCACCTGCGTCGAAGGCACGGTGTTCGCACCCGAAATGGTCTGCGGGCTGACGATGCCCGAAAACTTGATGTACTCCGTACCCTGGTTGATTGCGATCTGCTTTTCGCCAGCGACCGCGAGGTTGCCGTTGGAGAGCACGTCCATCACGGTGACGGTGATCTGCCCCGAGAACACGTTGTTGGCGTTGGCCGCGCCCTTGGCGTCGAACTTGTTTGCGCCGCTTGCGTCCAGTGCCTGATTGTTCAGCACACCGCCGATCACGCCCGGGGTCTGGGTCAGTGTTAGATTGCCGCTGCCCGAGCGCGTGGTGTTCGCGCCGGAGTTCTTGCTCGCCGCCGTGTTTTCGTTGATGACGATCGTGAGAATGTCACCAACGTTGCGCGGACGGCGGTCTTCGAACAACGGACGGTTCGAGTACAGCGGACGGTAGATCGAACCTTCCGGGTCGGCAGACACGGGCGGGGGCGGCGGGCGCGTCGTCGTCGGTCCGCTGACGACCGGCTCCTGCGGCACGTAGGCGCAGCCCGCCAGACCGGTCAACGCCACGGCAGCCGCGAGCGCGAGGAACCGAGCGAGGCCCGCGCTGCGTGGCTTGCGTTGAGATGCGGTCGTGCTTGCGGACATATCGACGTTCATTTCCTAAGTGCTGAGTACGTGCGGCGTTCGTTCAGTGCGGGGTCGGTGGCGATGCCCCGATTACATCTGTGTCAGACGTTGCAGCATCTGATCCGACGCCGTCACGGCCTTCGAGTTGATTTCATAGGCGCGCTGCGCCGAAATCATGTTCACGAGCTCTTCCACCACGTTCACGTTCGACGTTTCGACGTAGTTCTGGTTAAGCACGCCAGCGCCGTTGGTGCCCGGCTGTGCGACGTTTGGTGCGCCCGAGGCGGCCGTCTCGGCGTACAGGTTCTCGCCCATGCTTTGCAGGCCGGCGTTGTTGATGAACGTGGCGAGCTGGAACGTACCGATCTGCACGTTAGCCGTGTTGCCCGGCTGCGTGACCGAGACCGTACCGTCGCGCGCGATGGTCAGCGACAGCGCGTTCGCCGGGATCGTGATCGCCGGTTGGATCGGGTAGCCCGAAGCCGTCACGAGCTGGCCGTTGTTGTCGACCTGGAACGAGCCATCGCGCGTGTAGGCGGTCGTGCCGTCCGGCATGAGCACCTGGAAGAAGCCGTCGCCGTTGATCGCCACGTCCTTTGCGTTCGCCGTCGACGTCAGGTTGCCCTGCGTGAAGATGCGCTCGGTCGCGGCCGGACGCACACCCGTGCCCAGTTGCAGGCCCGAGGGCAGCAGCGTTTGCTGCG
This window of the Pandoraea sputorum genome carries:
- the fliR gene encoding flagellar biosynthetic protein FliR, which translates into the protein MISFTYDQLSGVIATFLFPFVRLLSLSMTAPIFGDSRVPATVKIGLAGIVALTLAPVIGPAPSVSPFSWEGLWILAQQMMIGAALGWCMQLVFSAVSMAGDFVGLQMGLSFATLLNPNADGSTAVLGMLLNVVIMLVFLATNGHLVMYATLVQSFTVLPISGTPISVMGWHYLAMLGGQLFTLALMLSLPLVAALLICNLALGILNRAAPQLNIFAVGFPLTLGVGLVVLELMMPRLAPVMDHFVSIGIDMMMRATAAFVPKA
- the flgK gene encoding flagellar hook-associated protein FlgK yields the protein MSLINIGMSGLNAAQFALSTTGNNVANAGTAGYNRQIVDYSQAASQYAGVGYLGSGVLVNDVSRVYSQFLSNQTNQAQTQYSQLNTYYQQISQINNALGSSTTGLSATMSQFFTNLQNIVSAPANSATRATVVSSAQTLASMFQSLSGTLSTLRSSTNASIAQSTDQINVYAKQIAQLNDAIVQAQANGGGATPNDLLDQRDQAVASLNAIIQTNVVKAQDGSYNVYVGNGQSLVTGNSAYQLTTMASTNDPSELTIAYVTPNGTKVPVPESSITGGSLAGLLSFRSGALTQAQNSLGQIALSLAGTMNAQNKLGLDLYGQLGGNLFTVPNPTIVANTKNSNGAVLNSTITDASKVTASDYNVTFDGTTYTMTRSSDGAKWTAPVPGTPGAPLAFTDSSGKAFDDGFNVTVGNNVAGDSFTIEPTRNAAGNIGVAITDPGKIALAAPILASTPTTNTGSLKTDQGSVDVNYLSNVLTAPVSFTFSKNATTGAITLVAPSPMTVTVNGTTTTYAAGDTVPYDATNGAKITMNGMTVNVSGTPADGDKLTISPNAAGATTDNRNGLALSALQNDKTKVGGKDSYASAYANLVSYVGSTTNTYKATSAAQQTLLTQAKSAQQSNSGVSLDEEAANLIKFQQLYQANSKVIQTASQLFDTILQMVN
- the fliP gene encoding flagellar type III secretion system pore protein FliP (The bacterial flagellar biogenesis protein FliP forms a type III secretion system (T3SS)-type pore required for flagellar assembly.), with product MSRGVLLAGQAPDPAHIFRPTARLKSGLALALFACLLCLIGLTVPVSAFAQATLPAFTTTPAPGGGQTYSLSVQTMLLLTSLGFLPAMLLMMTAFTRIIIVLSLLRHAIGVTTSPPNQILIGLALFLTFFVMSPVFDQVYTNAYQPFAANKISFEQAIDTGAKPFHSFMLKQTREADLALFAKLAKTPPMNGPEDVPMRILVPAFATSELKTAFQIGFTIFIPFLIIDLVVASVLMAMGMMMVSPSTVSLPFKLMLFVVVDGWQLLLGSLAQSFTT
- the flgL gene encoding flagellar hook-associated protein FlgL, which gives rise to MRISTSMIFDQGSSAMSRNVSDLLNTQAQLSSGKRVTTPSDDPLASAQAVAVSQAQDMNKQYATNRGSATTALQLEDQTFGSIVNTLQHVMSQVIAAGSPSLNDNDRTAIATDLQSSYQQLLSLANTTDANGQYLFSGFMGSSAAYVATPTGATYAGDTGLRYVQVSSGRQIPINDIGSNIFQAIQPATASTVISGSLSNTGTATFTPVSTTDASNAAANHQFSISFAIDNTTTPPTTNYTVKDLTDTTAADVTGAYTSGQPITFAGKSVTFTGAPAAGDTYNVNPAGKSSTNVFDNLQALINTLKTPISAQGQAGSANLSNALTTFNQMFSNTYDNVTTVRTTVGSRLNEISTLNDIGSANDLAYTSQMQDLLDVDIISATSQFAQQQAALQASQQTFIQTQKLSLFNLL
- a CDS encoding flagellar basal body L-ring protein FlgH encodes the protein MSASTTASQRKPRSAGLARFLALAAAVALTGLAGCAYVPQEPVVSGPTTTRPPPPPVSADPEGSIYRPLYSNRPLFEDRRPRNVGDILTIVINENTAASKNSGANTTRSGSGNLTLTQTPGVIGGVLNNQALDASGANKFDAKGAANANNVFSGQITVTVMDVLSNGNLAVAGEKQIAINQGTEYIKFSGIVSPQTISGANTVPSTQVADARIEYRGKGYINEAETMGWLQRFFLNVSPF
- a CDS encoding flagellar basal body P-ring protein FlgI: MSVAGGAVLLAPGVAHAERLKELASIQGVRDNQLIGYGLVAGLDNSGDQTTQTPFTVQSMTNMLSQLGITVAPGTNMQLKNVAAVMVTATLPAFTRPGQAIDVVVSSMGNAKSLRGGTLLMTPLKGPDGQVYALAQGNLLIGGAGAAANGSSVTINQLASGRIPSGAIVERAVPTAMGGQPGTVQMELNATDFSTAQRVVDAVNRRFGYGTAQALDGRVILLRTPTDPSSRVQFLAQLESLEVRPDNTAARVIINARTGSVVMNQNVTIQQCAVAHGNLSVVIDTQNNVSQPAPFSGGQTVVAPNSQISVQQENNALKMVKAGANLADVVKALNSLGASPADLMSILQAMKASGALRADLEII
- the flgG gene encoding flagellar basal-body rod protein FlgG; its protein translation is MIRSLYIAATGMNAQQTNMDVISNNLANTSTNGFKKGRAVFEDLLYQTIRQPGAQSSQQTLLPSGLQLGTGVRPAATERIFTQGNLTSTANAKDVAINGDGFFQVLMPDGTTAYTRDGSFQVDNNGQLVTASGYPIQPAITIPANALSLTIARDGTVSVTQPGNTANVQIGTFQLATFINNAGLQSMGENLYAETAASGAPNVAQPGTNGAGVLNQNYVETSNVNVVEELVNMISAQRAYEINSKAVTASDQMLQRLTQM
- the flgJ gene encoding flagellar assembly peptidoglycan hydrolase FlgJ, with the translated sequence MADSNRLTGAAGTNLPDLTQRASYEMQGLTALRAAAHQQTPQATQQAAKQFEAVFTQMMVKSMRDATMSGGLLGSDQEKMFNGMLDDQLAQQLASNKGIGLADLMLKQLAKTGTTLPPAAMGRAQPLAGRAYNAADAIGVADNAPAAAGEFVDRMATAAQNASANSGIPARFMLSQAALESGWGKREIRRADGSTSHNVFGIKAGKNWNGPTVEVATTEYVNGQPRKVMAKFRAYGSYDEAFADYAKLISNNPRYSSVVASANDAASFANNLQRAGYATDPQYASKLMKVMKHFT
- the fliQ gene encoding flagellar biosynthesis protein FliQ — translated: MTPETVMALAHQAMQVCLLLAAPLLIVALVSGLLVSLFQAATQINEMTLSFIPKLLAVFITLVVAGPWMLNLMVDYMRQLLTGIPGLVG